TGAAAATAAATTAGCGTTTACAAAACGTGCATATTCTGTAGGGGTAACAGGCATAAAACAGTTGACGGGTAAATAAGTGATGCCACCATCAGAGCGGGATCTGGGTATCATGAAGTAACGCCTTAGGTAACAGGCTGAACAAGGAATGTGAAGCTAAACAGCGAGTACCTGGTCAGGATCCATGCCGAGCACTAAGCAAGACGGCGGTCCCCTGCTACGTAGAGACCGTGTTGTAACTCATGTGCAAAACACGGGTAAATTAAGGGCACGGCTGCAAGTTTGCGGTGTGCATTCTACCAGGGTACGAAATGCGTCTCTAGTAACGGGAGCGGTGGATGGGCCAATGAGTTGATACGGTTAATGCCCTCTGGTTGCTTCATATATTCCTAACGATAGCAGAAAGAACACAGGGACTTGCTGCCCTTTGGCTGTTTCTGTTGCTCTCCGCTGTAGCTGTTGCCTGGTTTGCAAAATTACGTTAAATTGCTTTGGTTGTTACACCCGAGGTCGCTGCTGCAAGCTTCTGCCTGGGGAGATCGGGATGGAGGGCTCAAGGGATCCAGTTGGTCAAGGACAAAAACCttttgggggctttgggggaCAGATCCAGTGTCTATTCTTCTCTATCCTTCCTAACACCCAGGCGTGGGCACAGCCGGTAAACTCTGTGTTGGGAACTCATGACTGCAGAGGTGCCTGAAGAATTAGAAGTGATCCCAAAAGCTGAATTTGATGCTAATCTGTGTATGTTTGCCGGGATATTATCATTCCtcaagatgctgctgctgcagaagtgaaGCCAAAATGCTcaattcttttcttccagcaatCAGTGCAACTTAATCTTAAATTGCTATTCAGAAGTGCTAAAGCTGAAAGCTTATCTTTTATAAATGAAATCTGAGATTTTCTCTTTATAATTCTTCATGTTCAAGTCAGGGAATAATGGCTTCAGGTTTAAGGGACCCAGTTATTTAGATAATGTAATGGAAATAAGTAATGCGGCTATTCTGCAGTCCCGGCATAGGGATTATTTCAGGTTTATCTTTATGCACATTAATAAACTTTTGACTTCTATAAATCGATATGCCAGGCACAAAGTGATTTGAGCTTGCGCGCATTTATCTAAACTGATGCAGAAGACAAGCAGGCTGAACTTCTGAGAAAAGAGGAAGGTGAGAAGATCAGAGCTCTTTCTCACTCATGATACTCAAATTATAAAGGCATTCACCGTCTGAAAGATTGCAGAATAGCTGTGTtttgtgaaggaaaaggaattacATTCTTGATGTAATTGTTCAATTACATTGTACCTCCCCACGTCTTTATTGTTATTAGCTAATAGTAATGAAATAATGAGTTTATGAACTTTGTCTGTAGCGATTACTAATTTGTAACCTGAGTTCAGTTGATGGAAGCTGATGGGAAGGAACTGTTTTTATTAGATTAATTTCCAGGGAGAGTTTTGGTTATTGGCTGCCACATGtgtctgtgctttttcttaacaagataaaatatttcttaaacaaaacttttctattttaatcttGACAGGAGAAATAAGTGCCTTTGAAATGTGCAGTTATTGGCATTCTAGATGAGGACTAAAACACTCCCAAGTGAGAACTTGTCAAATAATAATCACAAACATCTTCTAAAAGGATTCAGGGTCagctttcaaataaattatttgcaggTGCATTTTGACATCATTCAAACAGgtcaaataaattattcatctttttttgccattaggctaaataatttattcatatCTCCAGTATCCAGTAGCTAACCTTGGTACCTGTGAAACTTTCTCATTCCTGAGTCCAAGCTGAGCATGAGCTGGTAAATTAGGCAGGTAGATAATGCTTTAACTCAACTTAACTAAAGATTCTCGTCTTTAGTTGGGCTAAAACACGACTGCGATCACACAGCTTGGTTTAGATATGAGCCAGGGCTGGCTCTCAACAATCATTTCATGTTTTTACTCATTTATAATATTTCTGTCCTTGTGTATCATATTTTCTGATTAGCTTATGACTGTTGCTTTGAAATCTATTAAGTGTCTGAGTATCTAAAAGCGTATCGCCTGCCCGAGGAGTTCAAGTTAAATCAGCAGAGTATGACCTGCTTTGcgaaggcaaaaaaaagagaggtgaAGGTTAAACATTTCACCTAATTATCggagtgaaaaaaaaccttccaggtagcagagagagggagagaaaaggacaTGGAGGAAACAAAGAGCAGCTGGGATTTTCTTGGGGCTTTTTACACCCATGGTGGGGCTTACTCACCAGTTTGAAAACTGCTGGTCTGTGTTGCAGGTGTTATTTATCATGAACGTCTTAGGTAAAGGGGATATTTTTTGAATGAAGTGCCTTGCTTTTTCAAGAGCTCGGCATAAGCAGGTTGTGGAACTTTCATCAGCCTTGCAGCAAGAGTTTACAAGGTATTTTTTGAAGAGACAGATAtgagcagaaagaagcagatGAAGACACCTGgcagtttttcttaaaatcatttCCAGTTTGCCACCAAGTTCTCTCCAAGCAGAGGAGAAGTTCTGGGGAGATTAGTTTGATTTGGTAAAGATTTAGGGCAGAGGTAATAAGATTTTATAGATCATGTCCATCCTGCATGGCATGGGAATTGCGGGTGCATAGCATTTATTTGCTCAATAGCTTTACCGCTTAGTAAACCCACCCATCCGAAGTGAGTATGAATAAAGCACTTTTTGGTGTAGTACCGTTAGCTTATCAATATCGGATATCAGCTCCTGTAGTTTTAGATTCCAACCAGGGTAAGTGGCTGTGGCTACAGAGGGTGGCAGAGGACTTCCAAAGGCAGGATGGTGAATGTCCCTGGAGGGGGGATTAGAGCCTGGGTGGGGGTTAATCGCATTCAGCGTCCAACGGGCTGTGATAAACCCTGTCCCTTGTGTTTTCAGAGGCTGCACAGTGGAGTTCTCCGAGATCTTGAGCGTCAACGtcagaaaaaggagaatattCGCCTGCTGGAAGAGCAGATTGCGTTGACAAAGCAGCTtatggaagaaagagagaaggcgCGAATGGAAGAAGGGTCCCAGCAGTCCTAGGCACAGACCTGAGTCACCAGGTTTGATGAAAGACGTTTGATGAAAGACATTTGGAGATCCTTGCTATCTAACTCCTTGGAAGCGTTTCAGCGAGCCGAGGTAGTCTGTGAAAGACTGTTTCTTTTGTATAGGCTATAATCCAGTCCCAACAGCTATAGGGCGGacacaaaacatttcttctgtcGTCGGTACTTTGACTGTGGAGGCTTGGCTGGTGTGGATGGACTTGTCAACGTGGGGAGGAATAGCTCCTTGTTATGCAAACACCATCTAGGATGGCTAACAACGTTCACATGAGTGGGCTGCTGAGCCGCCACGATGACGAAGCCACCAGGACCTCCACCTCAGAGGGCCTGGAGGAGGGTGAGGTGGAAGGGGAGACCCTCCTCATCGTCGAGTCCGAGGACCAGGCTTCCGTGGATTTATCGCACGACCAGAGCGGCGACTCTCTGAACAGCGACGAAGGTGACGCGTCCTGGATGGAGGAGATGTCCTATTACTGCGAGAAGTGCCAGAAGTGGATTCCAGCAAGTAAGCCGGCCGGTTGGGTTACGTCTCGCTCGCGTTGCCCCGGTTGTTGCGGTCACGCTGTCCCGCGTACCTGTTTTACGGGGCAGCTCCTTCTTTAGCCGTATCCCATCCAACGTTGGAGACAACGGCTGTCTCGGCATTGCCTGATGCCAGCGGCGTGCGTTACGATCCGTGAACTGCACGGGTGTCCGAAGCTGGTATTCCCTGTAAAGAAATGGGACCGGCGTCTTTAATTAGCAGAGAACAAGGGTACGACTTCAGAAACACGCACGCCCTCCCGAGCCTCGCCGCTGGCGTATTTAGGGGACTTTGGCCAAGCAACTTGGCCCCTGCGCTCACTCGGATAAAGATAATGACCCTGGGTGTAAAGctctggggagggaaagggctTTGGGAtggtgttgctttttctttttttttttttctggtcagtTTGTCACATCTGTGGAGCATATGGCTAAATCTCAACCTTCACGGTTTGCCGGTAATGTGAATTTAAGTTAGCTTTCACAGAAGCGTGTCCAGCCTGTGTCAGGTAGCTCTGGGAGGCGTTTGCAGCAGACTGCAGAACTTGATCCCTCTGCTACTGCTGCTTGACATTAGATACATGCTGTTAGCAACGTAACGGACTAGACTATGCTTTCTAAATTCTGGGTTATCGGATCTATTATTAGATCCAAAAGCTAGATATTGCTAAGCCCcggttgggttttggttttggtttgggggtttgggtttattttttaaatttttggtggttttttattttgtgtttgtgaCTCTTCAGGTGGCACCTGCCTTGCAGATATGTCAGAGCTGCCCTTTTTGCCATCTTAAAATTTGCCAGAAGTCACAGTGTAGAAATCGCCTCTCGAGGCGTGTTAGTGACTTTTTGGATGTTAATGTGGTGGAACCAGCATCATACTGTTAAGGTAGTATGCAGTTAAAGGGACATATTAACTTGaaatgcattaattaaaaaaaaaatggagcagaGTTAAAGGTAGCATGAGAGATCTCATCTTACAGCCCTTGATTTAACActcaatttgttttattttacaaagatgTTCCTCTCTCTCGTTGCTGTGGAACAAatccaaagaacagaaaaaagccaATCACAGAGCAACAGTAACTAGATACAAATGTACAAAGTAAACGAGCTGGAAAAGGGAAATACTGTTCTCTTTGCTAATTGTTCAGTTATACGGATATCAGTTGTCACTTGTGAAAAGCACCAACATGCCCAGACAGATAATCACTTTTTACATTGAATTGCCATGTCGAAATTCTGTCAATCTACtaagtgtgggtttttttcccccatcagaCACAGGTGCAACTTTAATAGCTAGATTCTGTAATTCATTATGGAAGCAGAGCGTCTATTACAAATGCTTGCTCTGGTGTCATTATACAGTAAAAGAGATGTCATACTTTTAGAGAAAGACCTTTCGTGTgtgaattttcagaaatgccatAGTCTTAACTGTTTCCCTGtcctgtgattttattttttaatttttcatatttgtgtAAATTAACCCCTGGTGAGTTTAGAAGTTCTGATTCATACAAtgtcttttttctctgctgcagaaacatAGAATTAGAGCCTGTGACTTCGGGTTTTACAGATGGCTGTATCCCAGCAGATCACTTTTGTTCAGACAAACTTTTATGCAGGGTTAGCTTTACACAGCAAAAAGTGCTTTGCTGAGTTGGGATCTAATGCATCAactgcagtaaagaaaaagtgtttgctGATAACGTTGGGCCGTTCTTTTGGCTCGAGGAAAGCAGATCTTCCCCTGATAGGAGAAATAAATACCTTAAAGCTTCACACCGTGTCTGCTCCAGTGCATCCCGGAGGCTGCTGTAAACAGGGACTGGCAACCTTCTTCAGTAACAATTCGTGGACAGGGAAAGAGAGAGCTGTAAAGACATGCAGCAGTGAGTGGGAAGATGACGTGGAAGAGAATGCTTGTATATTCTGGTAGCTTTTGCAGTGGCATACCTTTTTTTAACAggtcagctttttttttttaagtagagtGGGAAAACAGTTATTTATTGAAGTATATAGGTTATCCTGGGGAGCAAGAAGGAATGAGAAATGCAGCGGAAACAAGGAAATCCTTGGCTTTGTACCTGCTTTCAGATGTTAAGTAGAATGCCCCTTTTTATGCCTGTGCTCTTCAGTTGGTCGCTGCTGGAACTGTGAAATGAACCTGCGCCTTCCATCGCAGCGAGTTCTGATGCTTCCTGGGAACTGTCTGGGTCTCTGGACTctgggaaaaaggcaaaaaatacttttctgccTGATGTTGTAGGAAATCCAAATCTCCTTTGCAGCACTTTTTCCTATAAAAGGACTGAGAAATTGATTTTTGCCTATTCATTTTAGGTCAACTGAGAGAACAGCTCAGCTACCTCAAAGGAGATAACTTTTTCAGATTTACTTGCTCTGATTGCTCAGAAGATGGGAAGGAGCAATTTGAACGGCTGAGATTAACATGGCAACAAGTAAGTAAAACGTTTGTGGCAGCAGAACAACCACAGGACTTTCTAAAATTGTTGTTTGTTGTGTATGTGCTACCTAGAAAAGGAGGATCAGGTATAGGTAACAGAGACATATGCAtgaacttcagaaattaattatcTACGGATTGCCTGCATATTAGAACTTGGGCATTTGGCAGGTAGATTGAAAGATAATCATACAAAccacattccttttttttcttctatttttttttcttccccttatgTTGCTCATGAATTCATGGCTTCGGGCAggtttggaaaagcaaaatgaatgcaATTTGGCTGCTAGGCATGAACAGTTTTTTGTTTATATGAGCAAATGTAAAACTAGTGAGGTGGCAACATACAAACAGAAAGCTTGCCAGCTCCCTGAACACAAAGCTCCAACCTGACTGCTTACTCATTAGCAGCAGTCCTTGCTGGAATTTGCTATTTCGGTCACTTGCACACCTGAGcaaccaaaataatttccattataCAGCAACCACCGTATGGGTAGACCGATGTACATCGTCTTGCTCTAAGCAGGGCGCTGGAGGGGCAGGCGGGCAGTGCTGGCTCCCTCGGCATAAACCGAATTCGACCAGGCAGTAGCTGTTGCTCAGCATTAAGTGTTTCCACATGCTGAGCGTCGGGCGGTATGCGCGAGACATCTGTTTGCATCCTTTGGGACAGTAGTGGTGTGTCGTCTCATAATAGATCATTTAAAACATCGGTACAGCCAGGTCTCTTCAGAGTGGCATGGGGAAGGGACAGACAAAATCAAAACGGGTGAGGAAGAAAGTTGACTAGTGAAGAGACCATCTCCCTAGGcttccagcagccagagctgctgctgcttctgggtAAGTCGAATTGAGGGAAGTGGTCAAATCAACTTCTGTGACGTAGGAAAAAATGGGGACAGtgatttctggatttttttcagggtATGTGGCCTCAACAGATCCTTCTCTTTAGCCAGTTGAGAAGGGAATTGGTTTTGAAGTCCTGAGACACTGTCCCACCTGACTTAAAAACCACAAAGTCCTAGATAAATAGTTATCAAATTAAGAGGGGTTGCGAGGCAGAGATAGGGTCCAGGGAACATTAAAGCTGtctgtatttcctcattttGGCATCTTCAGCAATGCATTCCAGAAAGCTACGGCCCACTGCGAGGAGACCCAACTCcctaagaaaaacacatttcaaactTCTCTGACAGTGAAGAACAAGTCCCTACTGGAAGTAGTATCCAACCGAGGCTGTGTGATTGTTGAAAGATGGTCCCAGCCCAGCTGATTTGAGTTGTATTCAAATGAATTGTGTAAATGTAATTAACAGTTGATCACCTAGGATTTACTTACAAAGAGGTGTGATATTTGTCAAACCTGCCCTTTAGTTTAGGTGTGTAATAGGTCAGACTGAATTTGGTTGTGAAACGCGAGTGAGCTGTAAATTGATTGTGTTTAATGAAAATCACCTGGAGACAACTTATTTCTTATAGACAAACTTAATTCTTGCATACCCCGAACAATTAGTAGATATGTAATTTTACAGAGAGTTTACAGTCTGTACAGTTTGAAATGTAACAGTAAGTATCTAGAAAGACCATTGTCGCTTCCTTTCTGATGAATCAGATAGTGGGTTTACTCGTGAccattttttttgaaagactttttcCCTACCTCCACACTACATTCAGACCCCAGTTGTGATATAATTCATTTCTACAACCGCTGCGAAAGCTTGTATCTCAGCATAAACCTGCATAACTAGGCAGCTTGTTGTTCCCCTGGGATGGAGAAATCTCTGGGAGAATGTGCATCTAACAATAGAAAGACGAGAACGGGCAGCATGAAAGCAGGAAGAAGATGGATTGCAGAAGTTGCCTGTGAGATGTTGCAAAAATAAGATATTTATGAGGGAGCaaagatttgtgtgtgtgtggcggCTGTGGGGGGCAGTTCAGCAGATGAAGCAGAAGGGATTCACTTGTATCCAACACTTTCTGTTCCAGGTTGTCATGCTGGCAATGTACAATTTGTCTCTGGAAGGAACAGGCCGTCAGGGGTACTTCAGATGGAAAGAAGatatttgtgcttttattgAGAAACACTGGACTTTCTTATTAGGGAACAGGTAAGGACGTGATGCTTCCCTGAGGGTCCGGTTGGTGAGCCAAAGGAATTAAAACCTGTTATACAGGTGGACAAGAATCCTGGTTAATTTGGTGATGTCTCTTTTGAGCCTTACTGGTGAGAAAATTGGAGGATTTAATATTGAGAACCTGAATGTAGGCATGAAGGGTACTCTTGAGAAAGAATAAGCATTTCTTAATGGGGGAAAAGAACCCTAAAATGTCACACAAAAGCAATGtaaatgcatatattttggattatttcttattttcctttaggTAGTGTATGAACCTGCAAAGCCTTTGAGTCTTTAAATAGTCACAACGGATGGGCTAGTCCTGATGTCACTgggctttaaagaaaaaaagaggtccAGCAAAGTACCAGGTTACTTGGCTATAAAGCTTGCAGGGACCAAGTTctccaaaaaggaaaattggGCCTCATTGGGCCTTAGATTGTTTTGGATCttaataaaatagcttttaCATCGCAGGCATTACAAaccactgaaatgtttttcagcGTGCGTAAAGAAAGAAGCTGCCAGAGGAAGAACCCTTCTCGTAAAGGGCAGCCTTCGCGGCATGATGAGTCGTGTGCTGTATAGACCAACGGCACGTTTTTTCTGAGCGTGCTGAAGCTGTGTCAAACCCAAATCTCACTGTTAATGCAGGGAAGGAACTGAGCAAGCCTTCGAAGTTGTAGATTTGATTGACCTCACAGCTTCTTTTCTTCCGCGGGGATTTCTCTGTTGGGAGATCTGGGCTTTCTCCCTAACCAGCTTTGCTCTTTGGCTTTGCTTTCATTGCTCGTCTGTCCCTCCTTGCTCTGTTCTCAGAAATGTTAGTATTTGTCTTCTCTGGAAACCACGGGGACTTTGACAGGAAGGCAACTGATGGCCCAGTGTCCCTTGCTCAGGGAGCCACCACCTCCCAgggtttgctgctgccttttgagACCTGCCCTGGCAACTGGGTTACTCTTGATTAAAATTCAGGTGAAATGATCACTGGCCTCAGATATAGTCTCCCCACTTTCCTGGACAGGCCACTGATGGAGCAGGGACAGCTGAACCGTATGTGCAGCAGTTCAAGGTGTGCAATGCTTTACTTCCTCGGCATACTAAAATACAGCTTATCCAGACTTACTCTAACGCTCCGGACTCTGATCTGGGGCACCTGAGTTTAATCCCCCACATTTGAGGGTCAGTACCTCAAGGTGTGTAATTGCAACACTCGGACAGCAGCAAATACCTGCTCGGCCAAGCTCAGCCCGAGTACTGAAGTTTTTGCCAGTGGAGATGTGCAAAGGCAAGAAGGAATCCTGAGGTCCTGTGCAAATACGGGTTTAGACTCTACACCGTGAACCTAATTCTCCAGTGTCCAAGGGAGTACCTCAGTTACTGGCTACAGGGGcaattttttaagatttcttctCACTTCTTCCCTAAACGACATCTTAGTTAGCCCTGTGACCAGGAACAAAAAGTGCTCAGATGCCCAGTACGCTGCCCTGCAGAGTGAAAGGCTTaactgcagctccctgcctccAAGTGGCCAAAAACGCAAAAATAGTTCAGTGAGTGTGGCTGACGGGTGCGTTGACTAGTAGGGATCCTCTTGCCCATGCTGCAGGAGAGGTTTGATGGGAGAAAACCCTAAGCAGAGACAGAGCTCCAGTATATATCGCATGCATGCGTCCGTGGGACAAGCATACGTACCCTGTTACCTTGCCACTTCCCACAGCTCTGTTGTCCTCAGTGATTTATTTCTCAGATCCCTAACTGTGCTTCTCTGCAGCGCCTGACAAGGTGGCAGATACGGAGGGCAGAGCGGTCGGATCCCAACTCCCTTTGTGAATTCAGCCTTAGGGATCCAGTCCTACAGCTCGGGGTGCGTGCTTTGCTAAATGAAATCTCAAAGTTGTCAAGGCAGGCATTTAAACTAAGtttgtctttccttctgtgTGAAGTGAGACCTTTATCACTACCTTTCCCTTGCCTCTCCCATCCTGTACGCCCAGAGTCCTGTTTGCCGTCTTCAGTAATGGAATAGGGCTCTGCCGTGTCAGGTCAACACAGCTATCACGAGGATCCTGTTCCCGTTCTTGTATCGTCAAATCGTTAACGAAGGTAGCAACGTCAGCATTTGAAAGCTGGAGGTTCCAGTGGCAGGGTAGACCTCTCCTCCGTAGGCTCAGCGTATGGCAGCTCattgacaaaacaaaaatttcatcTCGCCATGCTGCATTTGCATGGCATTTATGGAGCCTATGTACGCAGCGCTTTGTGCATCAGAGCCCACCAGTACACCGTAGTTTGTGGTTGTTTGAGTGGTTGtttgagaagaaattaattaatcttTCGCCTCTTTGAGGGTGGGGGGGTAGGGAGTACGTCATCCCCCTGCATCAGTGCCAGTGGCAGGAGCACTCTGCCCTTTCCATCCTGATGGAGGGAGGAGGCTTCAGGATGAAAATCCAGCTGGTGAACGGGGACCTAACGCTTGTTTTCCCCTCGCCcaccataggaaaaaaacctcaacatgGTGGAGCACAGTTGCTGGCTGTCTCTCTGTGGGAAGCCCCTTGTTTTTCCGCTCAGGGGCACAGGAATTTGGAGAACCGGGATGGTGGAAACTGGTTCATAATAAACCCCCGACAATGAAACCTGAAGGAGAGAAGCTGTCTGCGTCTGCACTAAAGGCAAAAGGTAACTCTTTCCCCAGTGGTGTGTAGGTTCCTAGCTGGGCCAGAGCTGGAAGACGTGAGAGGAGTTTACTTAAAACCACGTGTTTGTGTGCATGGACAGTTTCTTAGTGTTGCTCTGCTGTAATTCTTGACTTAAGAGGACTACGGTGCATACACTGTAGCGTGAAAAGCCTGTTTTATTTTAGTACCTTTTTGCATTGTGCTAACTGATTTAAAGACTTTTGAgatttttgcaggttttttttttttagctgaaatCTACAATTTCGCTGCTCCTCTTTACCCTGGGGAGGGTGTTTTATCTTTTGTCACTAGATGCAAATTCCCTTCTGTGCAGAGGAGCAAGACTGGGGCTTTAATGAGGCTTTAGTGGCGCGTTGGCTTTATGCTACATGGCCCAGAGTGCATTTCTTGTATATATTGAAACCACATCGTCTAAGATTTGTAGTCGATGTGTTTTTATGACTGTATAGTATGTACCCGGTGACTGCAGGAGCTCAGTGTCTGTTAGGATAAGTAAACTACTTCTTTAGCAGCTTCAAAGCCACCCCTGGATCCCATCATTACTGTGGAAGGACTCAGGAAGCGGGTAAGCCGCAATCCGGTCGAATCGGCCATGGAGCTGAAGGAGAAGAGATCTCGCACTCAAGAAGCCAAGGATATTCGGAGAGCCCAGAAGGAGGCAGCCGGCTTCCTGGACCGGAGTACTTCCTCCACTCCCGTTAAATTCACCAGTCGAGGCCGTCGTCCCGATATCGTCCTTGAGAAAGGAGAGGTGATCGACTTCTCCTCCTTGAGCTCTTCCGATCGTACTCCTCTGACTagcccttctccttccccatcgCTGGACTTCTCTGCTCCTGGCACTCCAGCCTCGCATTCAGCTACTCCCAGCCTTCTCTCAGAAGCAGATCTCATCCCGGACGTCATGCCACCACAGGCTCTGTTTCATGGTAAGAGACGCCGCGTATTTGTTTAATAATGAGCCGCACGTAGTTGTCTaggaagatgttaaaaaaaacctcccaatGAGCTGCACGATCTTTTCAAGATCAGAGGGAAAGTAACCGGTAATCTGTTTGTCTTAGTTACATGTAAGTCTTGATTAATTTTCCATAGTTGTATAGCCAGCTTCTAAGGGCAGAAGAAACCACCGTTATCATCTTCTGAGGGATCCTGCATAAACAGTGGGTAGAAGGTTTCACCTAGCAACTGCTGCACCAGTCTGCATAAGCATTTCACTGCAACACAGATTACGCTGTTAGATAGCAATTCTAATTTTGtcttgaatgtttttaaatggaagaaattttaTTCTCATGGTAATGTTCCACTAGTTTTGTAATTTTGAACACGCCGATTAACAGATGCTAGATTTCAGTCAGGTTGCAAAGTAGTGAAGCAGGCTGAATGCTGTTAGTTCCCTAAGGAGCCAGACCTCAATCTAATCGGTAAAGTAGAGAATAAAGCAATTCTTGATGGAAAGAAGGACAGTCAGGTTCTGTAGGGGGACAAACCCTGTGCTTCTGTAACTCCTAATTGTTCCCTCAGATTAAACAGAACTTCTCCAGGGTGTGCTAGCTGAAGATAGAGCTCACCAGCTTGACCATCTGATCCCCAGTCTTGAGGAATTTTCAACAATTTCACATTTGTCAAAGGGCATGAGCTTGCAGCTCAGGAGTGCTATGTTTTCAGCTGCCAAACTGCAGGACACCTTAGGAGCAGGACTGATTCTGTGTCCTGAAATTGGACTCCTTACGGTGTCTCCTGTCCAAAATCAGGAGGTCCAGAAGTATATAGAAAATGGAGCGTGTTGG
This Buteo buteo chromosome 12, bButBut1.hap1.1, whole genome shotgun sequence DNA region includes the following protein-coding sequences:
- the PET117 gene encoding protein PET117 homolog, mitochondrial; this translates as MSKNSRAVLAVSALLSVATVVAVHVQQRRERERLHSGVLRDLERQRQKKENIRLLEEQIALTKQLMEEREKARMEEGSQQS